In Rhodopirellula sp. P2, the DNA window CATCGTCCAACACTTCGACCGCCAGCAAAACCAAAGGTAGCAAAGTGAGTGACGAAGTCGTGACCATCGATCGTCGTCGCAACGAACGCCGCGACGGCAATGCCGATGCAAGCGATGCGGGGATGATGGATCAACCACGTCGAAAGAAACAACGTCGTCGTCACATTGACCCGACCACTTGCGAACGCGATTACAGCGACCAAGAAGTCGAGTTCATGAAGGCGATGGACGACTACAAGCGTGACTCGGGACGAATGTTCCCAACCTGCAGCGAAGTCCTGGAAGTGTTGCGTTCGTTGAACTATGTCAAACTGTCGGACGATCAGTTCGAAGAGTTGGGCCTGAACGACGCAGTTGAAGGCGAAGAGAGCTGGAGCGAAGAAGAAGCCGATGAACTCGCCGAAGTCTGATTCGACCACGTCCGAATCGATCACCGAACATCAGGGGATGCCAATCATTTGGGATCCCCTGTTTTCGTAGACGGAGTCGCCTGACGAAGGACCGCACGCAATCCAGCTTGGCAGCGCTCGGGAAATGAGGATCGAAAATCAGTGTCAGCGACCGTTTGCTAAGCAGTTCGGCAGGAGTCTTTCAGCATTTTGAATGTTTTGGGTAGCGTCGTTGCTCCCACGTGCAGCCCAGGCTAACGCCCAAACGGCTCACATGGTTTTGCCCGATCATTCCTGCTGACCTGCTTCGAACGGTCCCGTGGTGCTTTGCCTAAAAGGTAGCTGAGACGGATGTTCCCTGATCCGGCTGCTCGGTCAGTCGTTCGGTTCCTCTGGGCGAGCTTGTGATGGCATCCAGATTTCGCCGCGACCGTCGATATGCCGGTCGCCCCGGCAGACACGGAGCGATTGCAAGCATTCAGGTGTCAACCAACTGACAGCATTGCTTCGACCGAGCAACCCCACAAACGCCGACCGAAGTGGAATCGGTGTTGAAAATCGATTTGCAGCGAGTGTTGGTTGCTGGCCAAAGATCAACGTCCCACGACGCATTCCATAGGCGATGTGGGAACCCGATTTTCCGCCCACGCCAATGGTGCCAGCCACCTGCCACGTGGCCAGACGTTGCCCCACATCTCCATCGATCCAAATCTCACCGCGACGCATCCGGTGGCCTGCGTCATCACCGGCGGAACCTTGAACGATCAGTTGGCCACCATTCATGCCAACACTGCGGGAACCCATCGGCGAACCGAGGTGATGACCTGCGTTGCCGTGCACCACGATGCGGCCGCCCAGCATGCAGCTTCCCGCGTGATCGCCCACGTTGGACTGGCAAATGATCTCGCCAAGTTTGTGTTGGAAACCGATTCCTGAAACGTGTTGCAAACAGCCCTCGATGACCAATCGTGGCATCGAGACATCGGATTGCACGGCGACCTCAAACAGCTCACCGATCGCCATCGGACCGGATCGAGACGGCAACTCGAACCGTTCGATCTCACTGGCCGAGAGTTGGACCCATTCATCCAGCCGGATTCGCGAAGCATCCAGTGGCGTTCGCAACTCGGATCGTAAACGCAATGTGATTTGGCTCATTGTCCGGCCTCTGAATCAGAGGACATGGATTCGTCGCTGAACAAATCATGCAGTTTGAAATGATGGCGGCCTAATTTGCCGCCATAATTGCCCGCCGACACGCTCAGCAACCCTTCCGAAGCACCGGCTTGGCACGCGGCGGTGATGCCCACTCGCATGGACTCTGCGATTGCATCAAACGACAGCCCATCGATCACCACTTCGATCGCCGCGTTGGCTTTGGCGGGGAGTGCAGACGGGGTGATCTCTCGAAGAGCGGGGCAGAACGCGTCGTTGGTGGACGCAAACAACGAGGCGTATTTCGATCCGACTTTGGACCCACTGCGAGTCGTTCCGCCGGGAAAGGGAGTGATGATGCCGGGCAATTCCCGCATCGCATCGATCGCAGCACGGCTGGCGACCGTCACGGATTGCATGCTTCGTCCGACCAAGATGAAGTTGCCGCCGCCGATGGCATCGACCCGGCCGACATCGTGTTGGCAAACAAATTCTCCGTCCATCACGGGAATCCGCCAGTACCGGACCGGACGCGATTTTCCATCCGCATCCAAGTGCTGGATCTGCTTGCTGATTTGGTTCCCGTCGCCAAAGTATCGCAATGACTTTCCGATCGGGACGCGTTTGGGGTGCACCTCACGGCCGCCTGGAATGCCACCGTACAACGCAGTCGTGGGGCAAGTCAAAACGCACTGGCCGGCTCGTCGAGGGATTTGCTTCTCGAGGTCTTTGCCCGACATGCCGAACGCCAAAATCGCAACGCCGGGGCGTCCATCCGGAGTCTGCTCGGGCGACAGGGTTTGTTCCACCGCGATCTCAAGGCCGCAAGCGATGACGCTGGTTCCAAACCCGCACATCGCCGTTGCGGATTCTTCGCACCAACGCCGATCATCCGCGGTCACGATCAACCGGGTGGCCTTCATGTCAAAGGCTTCGGCAAAGGTGTCTGCGATCGAAACGCCGGCAATCGAGAACGGTTCGGATGATTGGACGGAGTCAGCCATCTTGGTTCTCCGAATGAGTGGTTTCGATCAAACGCGTGCCGATCACGTCGTCCATCTCACCTTGAGAGATCTGCAAACGGTCCCACGCAAAGGTGCCTGTGCGAGCATGCAGTTCGCGAAACTTGGGAACGTAGGTTGGGTCGACTTCGACCGAGGCGGCCAGCGTGTTGTCTCGTGGGGTGGAATCTCCAGCGGCCACGTTTTGACCCCCTGAACGAATCCGAACGCCGTGTTTGAACACGTCTCGCGGGGTGCGGAACATGGCTTCGACGTTCGCGTTTTCTTCGTACACAACCACATCGGCAATGCACCCGGGTTGCAATCGACCTCGATCGGAAAGACCCAAGATTGAGGCCGGAGCGGACCGCGTCATCACCGCGATGTCGTCGAGCGTGTATTCCCGATCGATGCCCGCCAGTGAACTGGCCGCCGCGGCATCGGAATGAATTTCAGCGAGCGCCGTTTCTCGCAGCGAGCGGTCGGTGAGCAAGGCGATCAGGTGCGGGTAAGCGGTGAAGGGACCGCCGTTGGGATGGTCGGTGGTCAAGAAAACTCGCGAGGGGTCGTCGACCATCAGGAACAATTCCAACCCGATCGCCCATTGCAAGCTGTGTACAAATTCGCGGCGGGCGTATCGGAACGGAACCACGCCGCAACCGGCTTCGCATTCGATGTCCAGCAACACCGACTTGCGAGGTTTCGCGAGGTTGCGGTTTTCAAATTGATGCATCGCGTCGGCACTGATTGTGACCGTTTGGCCGAACTGAATCTGTCCAACGTCCAGCGTCACATTCGGGTTGGCTTTCAAAGCATCGGCCAACTTCGCCGCCGAGGATGAAAACTTGTAAGGTCCTTCCACGCCATAGCTGTGGAATTGAGCGTGGGTCAAATGAATCGGGTAACCGTCGGCAGCTCGGATCGTTGCCAGAGTTGACTCGATGTTGCCGGGCACTCCCAGGTTGCTGCAGTGAATATGCAGCGGATGTCGCAAGCCGATTTCGGAAACAGCTCGGCAAAGCACACGAATGATTTGGCCGGGCGTGATGCCGTATTGGGGGTGCCGGGTGTCAACATCCATTTCGCGTTCGTTGAACTTGAACGCGTTGATGCCACCTGGATTGACGACCTTCACCGCGATGCAGCGAGTCGCTTGAACCATCCAAGCCACATAGGCATTGATGACTTCTTGCGGTTCCTTGTCGGCGATCAGTCGCAACAGCACATCGTCGTTGCCGAGCAAGCAATACCCACCGGTGTCGAGTCCCCGGACGTCGGCCATTTCTGCGTGAGCCGATCGGGCGTTGCAGGGGATCACGGCGGGCTCAAAGCACGTCGTGTAGCCCATGTCGAGGTAACGCGAGGCGGTCACGGATGCCGAGGGAAGGAACTCGCAGGACGCGGCGTCTTCTCCAGCGAGTCGTGTCGCTTCTCGCCAAGGCGGCATTTGGTCGCCTAGCAACATGCGGGCCAGCGTGACCTTTCCACCGCCGATGTGCGTGTGCAAATCGATGCCGCCCGCCATCGTGATGCAGCCGCTGCCGTCGATGATTTGATCCGCGACCGTTCCTGGTTCAGGGGGCGAAATGAGGCGACCGTCTCGCCACCACAGGTCTGCGACCTTGCCACCCGGTTTGGCTCCTGGTGCCGACGGGTCGATCAGCCGGCTTCCTTGGAGACATGTGAGCATGGTGTTGAGAGAACAATCGCGAAATGCGGAAGGCGAATGGGCACGGCAGCGGGAAAGGAATGTCGGCGGGGAATATACGCGAATTCCCG includes these proteins:
- a CDS encoding formylmethanofuran dehydrogenase subunit C; amino-acid sequence: MSQITLRLRSELRTPLDASRIRLDEWVQLSASEIERFELPSRSGPMAIGELFEVAVQSDVSMPRLVIEGCLQHVSGIGFQHKLGEIICQSNVGDHAGSCMLGGRIVVHGNAGHHLGSPMGSRSVGMNGGQLIVQGSAGDDAGHRMRRGEIWIDGDVGQRLATWQVAGTIGVGGKSGSHIAYGMRRGTLIFGQQPTLAANRFSTPIPLRSAFVGLLGRSNAVSWLTPECLQSLRVCRGDRHIDGRGEIWMPSQARPEEPND
- the fhcD gene encoding formylmethanofuran--tetrahydromethanopterin N-formyltransferase, which translates into the protein MADSVQSSEPFSIAGVSIADTFAEAFDMKATRLIVTADDRRWCEESATAMCGFGTSVIACGLEIAVEQTLSPEQTPDGRPGVAILAFGMSGKDLEKQIPRRAGQCVLTCPTTALYGGIPGGREVHPKRVPIGKSLRYFGDGNQISKQIQHLDADGKSRPVRYWRIPVMDGEFVCQHDVGRVDAIGGGNFILVGRSMQSVTVASRAAIDAMRELPGIITPFPGGTTRSGSKVGSKYASLFASTNDAFCPALREITPSALPAKANAAIEVVIDGLSFDAIAESMRVGITAACQAGASEGLLSVSAGNYGGKLGRHHFKLHDLFSDESMSSDSEAGQ
- a CDS encoding formylmethanofuran dehydrogenase subunit A, whose amino-acid sequence is MLTCLQGSRLIDPSAPGAKPGGKVADLWWRDGRLISPPEPGTVADQIIDGSGCITMAGGIDLHTHIGGGKVTLARMLLGDQMPPWREATRLAGEDAASCEFLPSASVTASRYLDMGYTTCFEPAVIPCNARSAHAEMADVRGLDTGGYCLLGNDDVLLRLIADKEPQEVINAYVAWMVQATRCIAVKVVNPGGINAFKFNEREMDVDTRHPQYGITPGQIIRVLCRAVSEIGLRHPLHIHCSNLGVPGNIESTLATIRAADGYPIHLTHAQFHSYGVEGPYKFSSSAAKLADALKANPNVTLDVGQIQFGQTVTISADAMHQFENRNLAKPRKSVLLDIECEAGCGVVPFRYARREFVHSLQWAIGLELFLMVDDPSRVFLTTDHPNGGPFTAYPHLIALLTDRSLRETALAEIHSDAAAASSLAGIDREYTLDDIAVMTRSAPASILGLSDRGRLQPGCIADVVVYEENANVEAMFRTPRDVFKHGVRIRSGGQNVAAGDSTPRDNTLAASVEVDPTYVPKFRELHARTGTFAWDRLQISQGEMDDVIGTRLIETTHSENQDG